From Erinaceus europaeus chromosome 9, mEriEur2.1, whole genome shotgun sequence, one genomic window encodes:
- the C9H21orf58 gene encoding uncharacterized protein C21orf58 homolog isoform X3 yields the protein MPGLEAPGTKEEEALRGARRRRQLLQRLWDQHLLEELAAAQARVRVQRAAWPLELPSEGIYSTPPTLQALETPRVFHHSVPPAPTTIIQQLPQQPLIAQLPPPQAFPTPRPGSIKEDMVELMLMQTVQLHQVLMHSLTLRALPPGVSWLQTQDSLQAAAGCARGTENPRSAVHHHHHYAPPAPMQPSPFGCSPWPPVLPVSTGLLPAVHHLAGPSAATLSQPADNIMPTQNPGL from the exons ATGCCAG GCCTGGAGGCCCCAGGCACCAAGGAGGAGGAGGCCCTGCGGGGAGCCCGGCGGAGGAGGCAGCTACTGCAGAGGCTCTGG GACCAGCACCTCCTGGAGGAGCTTGCTGCAGCCCAAGCCCGGGTCCGGGTCCAGAGAGCAGCGTGGCCCCTAGAGCTGCCCTCTGAGGGCATCTACTCCacgccccccaccctgcaggcccTGGAGACCCCGAGGGTCTTCCATCACTCG gtgcccccggctcccactaCCATCATTCAGCAGCTGCCCCAGCAGCCCCTCATTGCACAGCTGCCTCCCCCCcaggccttccccacccccaggccgGGAAGTATCAAGGAAG ACATGGTGGAGCTGATGCTGATGCAGACGGTACAGTTGcaccaggtcctcatgcacagtCTGACACTCAGGGCCCTGCCACCGGGAGTCTCCTGGCTGCAGACACAG GACTCTCTACAGGCTGCTGCTGGGTGTGCTCGGGGCACAGAGAATCCCCGGTCtgctgtgcaccaccaccaccactacgcACCCCCAGCCCCGATGCAACCCAGTCCATTCGGCTGCTCCCCATGGCCCCCCGTGCTCCCAGTTAGCACCGGCCTCCTGCCCGCTGTGCACCACTTGGCTGGGCCTTCTGCAGCCACACTGAGTCA GCCAGCTGACAATATCATGCCTACACAGAACCCTGGCCTGTGA
- the C9H21orf58 gene encoding uncharacterized protein C21orf58 homolog isoform X2, producing MLDPAVADEMTRLSLRLLEKKLEQERESVDRDPEEPHLMPGLEAPGTKEEEALRGARRRRQLLQRLWDQHLLEELAAAQARVRVQRAAWPLELPSEGIYSTPPTLQALETPRVFHHSVPPAPTTIIQQLPQQPLIAQLPPPQAFPTPRPGSIKEDMVELMLMQTVQLHQVLMHSLTLRALPPGVSWLQTQAAAGCARGTENPRSAVHHHHHYAPPAPMQPSPFGCSPWPPVLPVSTGLLPAVHHLAGPSAATLSQPADNIMPTQNPGL from the exons ATGCTGGACCCCGCCGTGGCTGATGAGATGACCCGGCTGAGCCTGAGGCTCCTGGAGAAG AAACTGGAGCAGGAGCGTGAGAGTGTGGACAGGGACCCCGAGGAGCCCCACCTGATGCCAG GCCTGGAGGCCCCAGGCACCAAGGAGGAGGAGGCCCTGCGGGGAGCCCGGCGGAGGAGGCAGCTACTGCAGAGGCTCTGG GACCAGCACCTCCTGGAGGAGCTTGCTGCAGCCCAAGCCCGGGTCCGGGTCCAGAGAGCAGCGTGGCCCCTAGAGCTGCCCTCTGAGGGCATCTACTCCacgccccccaccctgcaggcccTGGAGACCCCGAGGGTCTTCCATCACTCG gtgcccccggctcccactaCCATCATTCAGCAGCTGCCCCAGCAGCCCCTCATTGCACAGCTGCCTCCCCCCcaggccttccccacccccaggccgGGAAGTATCAAGGAAG ACATGGTGGAGCTGATGCTGATGCAGACGGTACAGTTGcaccaggtcctcatgcacagtCTGACACTCAGGGCCCTGCCACCGGGAGTCTCCTGGCTGCAGACACAG GCTGCTGCTGGGTGTGCTCGGGGCACAGAGAATCCCCGGTCtgctgtgcaccaccaccaccactacgcACCCCCAGCCCCGATGCAACCCAGTCCATTCGGCTGCTCCCCATGGCCCCCCGTGCTCCCAGTTAGCACCGGCCTCCTGCCCGCTGTGCACCACTTGGCTGGGCCTTCTGCAGCCACACTGAGTCA GCCAGCTGACAATATCATGCCTACACAGAACCCTGGCCTGTGA
- the C9H21orf58 gene encoding uncharacterized protein C21orf58 homolog isoform X1 — MLDPAVADEMTRLSLRLLEKKLEQERESVDRDPEEPHLMPGLEAPGTKEEEALRGARRRRQLLQRLWDQHLLEELAAAQARVRVQRAAWPLELPSEGIYSTPPTLQALETPRVFHHSVPPAPTTIIQQLPQQPLIAQLPPPQAFPTPRPGSIKEDMVELMLMQTVQLHQVLMHSLTLRALPPGVSWLQTQDSLQAAAGCARGTENPRSAVHHHHHYAPPAPMQPSPFGCSPWPPVLPVSTGLLPAVHHLAGPSAATLSQPADNIMPTQNPGL; from the exons ATGCTGGACCCCGCCGTGGCTGATGAGATGACCCGGCTGAGCCTGAGGCTCCTGGAGAAG AAACTGGAGCAGGAGCGTGAGAGTGTGGACAGGGACCCCGAGGAGCCCCACCTGATGCCAG GCCTGGAGGCCCCAGGCACCAAGGAGGAGGAGGCCCTGCGGGGAGCCCGGCGGAGGAGGCAGCTACTGCAGAGGCTCTGG GACCAGCACCTCCTGGAGGAGCTTGCTGCAGCCCAAGCCCGGGTCCGGGTCCAGAGAGCAGCGTGGCCCCTAGAGCTGCCCTCTGAGGGCATCTACTCCacgccccccaccctgcaggcccTGGAGACCCCGAGGGTCTTCCATCACTCG gtgcccccggctcccactaCCATCATTCAGCAGCTGCCCCAGCAGCCCCTCATTGCACAGCTGCCTCCCCCCcaggccttccccacccccaggccgGGAAGTATCAAGGAAG ACATGGTGGAGCTGATGCTGATGCAGACGGTACAGTTGcaccaggtcctcatgcacagtCTGACACTCAGGGCCCTGCCACCGGGAGTCTCCTGGCTGCAGACACAG GACTCTCTACAGGCTGCTGCTGGGTGTGCTCGGGGCACAGAGAATCCCCGGTCtgctgtgcaccaccaccaccactacgcACCCCCAGCCCCGATGCAACCCAGTCCATTCGGCTGCTCCCCATGGCCCCCCGTGCTCCCAGTTAGCACCGGCCTCCTGCCCGCTGTGCACCACTTGGCTGGGCCTTCTGCAGCCACACTGAGTCA GCCAGCTGACAATATCATGCCTACACAGAACCCTGGCCTGTGA